A DNA window from Undibacterium sp. YM2 contains the following coding sequences:
- the recJ gene encoding single-stranded-DNA-specific exonuclease RecJ: MTRITVRPCPFRESEMLRQNGLHPVLARLYASRGATAEKELSTELNAMLPPAGLLHIDQAAKFLADAIAQNKKLVIVADYDCDGATACAVGLRGLRMLGANVDYIVPNRFEYGYGLTPEIVALTQKEKSPDVIVTVDNGIASVDGVAAANAQGIAVVVTDHHLPGDHLPDAAVIVNPNQPECGFPSKNLAGVGVMFYVLLALRAELRQRGVFDQQNQPKLDTLLDLVALGTVADVVKLDANNRILVAQGLKRMRAGRMCAGIAALFRVAGREPHNASPFDLGFALGPRLNAAGRLADMALGIECLTTDDEGRAWQIAQELNSINADRKDIEREMQDVALLHLDDFQPQDSNTITVFDESWHQGVIGIVASRLKDKFYRPTITFAPGGEGLIKGSGRSIPGFHLRDALDLVSKHAPSLIQKFGGHAMAAGLTLRSEDFPAFQQAFEAVGKSWLQAHQLERVVETDGPLEEAYYTTDFIRLLDTQVWGQGFPPPIFCDDFKLISQRILKERHLKLVLEKNKLRYDAIWFGHTDTLPENVHVAFRLDANEYNGVTRVQLMVEHID; the protein is encoded by the coding sequence ATGACACGCATTACAGTACGCCCCTGCCCTTTCCGTGAATCTGAAATGCTGCGCCAGAATGGCCTGCATCCCGTATTGGCGCGCCTGTATGCCTCACGCGGTGCAACAGCAGAAAAAGAACTCAGCACCGAGTTGAATGCCATGCTGCCGCCTGCCGGGCTTTTGCATATAGACCAGGCTGCGAAATTTTTGGCAGATGCCATCGCGCAAAATAAAAAACTCGTCATCGTCGCCGATTACGACTGCGATGGTGCGACTGCCTGTGCGGTAGGTTTGCGCGGCTTGCGCATGCTGGGAGCAAATGTTGATTACATTGTCCCGAATCGTTTTGAATATGGCTATGGCCTGACGCCAGAAATCGTGGCATTGACGCAAAAAGAGAAATCCCCTGATGTCATCGTCACTGTCGATAATGGCATTGCCAGTGTGGATGGCGTGGCAGCGGCCAATGCCCAGGGCATTGCCGTGGTAGTCACGGATCACCATTTGCCGGGTGATCATTTGCCGGATGCTGCTGTCATCGTCAATCCAAATCAGCCTGAATGCGGCTTTCCCAGCAAGAACCTGGCCGGTGTAGGCGTCATGTTTTATGTCTTGCTGGCTTTGCGGGCAGAACTACGCCAGCGCGGCGTGTTCGACCAGCAAAATCAACCCAAGCTTGATACTTTACTGGATCTGGTTGCGCTAGGTACGGTTGCTGACGTGGTTAAACTGGATGCCAATAACCGCATCCTGGTGGCGCAAGGCCTGAAGCGCATGCGCGCTGGCCGGATGTGTGCGGGCATAGCTGCACTATTCCGCGTAGCTGGCCGCGAACCACACAATGCCAGCCCTTTTGATCTTGGCTTCGCTCTTGGCCCCAGACTCAACGCTGCTGGTCGTCTGGCTGACATGGCCCTGGGCATAGAATGCCTGACCACGGATGACGAAGGCCGCGCCTGGCAAATCGCGCAGGAATTAAACAGCATCAATGCTGACCGCAAAGACATAGAACGTGAAATGCAGGATGTGGCGCTGCTTCACCTGGATGATTTCCAGCCACAAGATAGCAATACCATTACCGTGTTTGATGAAAGCTGGCATCAGGGTGTCATTGGTATCGTCGCCTCGCGCCTGAAAGACAAGTTTTATCGCCCCACGATTACCTTTGCACCTGGAGGCGAGGGATTGATCAAAGGTTCGGGTCGTTCCATACCAGGCTTTCATTTGCGTGATGCGCTTGATCTGGTATCCAAGCACGCACCCAGCCTGATACAAAAATTTGGTGGTCATGCAATGGCAGCAGGTCTGACCTTGCGGTCTGAAGACTTCCCGGCATTCCAGCAGGCTTTTGAAGCCGTAGGAAAAAGCTGGTTACAGGCACACCAGCTTGAGCGGGTGGTAGAAACTGATGGTCCACTGGAAGAGGCCTATTACACGACAGACTTTATCCGCCTGCTGGATACGCAAGTATGGGGGCAAGGTTTCCCTCCCCCCATATTTTGCGATGACTTTAAACTGATATCCCAGAGAATATTAAAAGAGCGCCATTTAAAACTGGTGCTGGAGAAAAACAAGCTGCGCTATGATGCAATCTGGTTCGGCCATACCGACACCCTGCCTGAAAACGTCCACGTTGCCTTCAGGCTCGATGCCAATGAATACAATGGTGTCACCAGAGTACAGTTAATGGTGGAGCACATAGATTAA
- a CDS encoding ABC transporter substrate-binding protein, with the protein MKKGNWLLKTGALVVIGAFAGLHAGAAMAAKTLVFCSEGSPEGFNPQFFTTGTTADAGSVPMYNRLVEMETGTTNITPALAESWDISADGLTYTFKLRKGVKFHSNAKFKPSRDLNADDILFSFYRMADENHPFHKNTPGQTYAYFQDLGINKIVDKLEKVDDLTVRFKLKRQEAPFLATLTMDFMSVHSAEYAQKMKAAGTPELIDKEIIGTGAFQFVSYQKDAIIRYKAHDGYWDGRPKIDNLIYAITPDASVRYAKLKAGECHVMALPKPADVELMKSDPNIKLLSQQGLNIGYVGFNVEKKPFDNKLVRQALNLAVDRASILKSVYAGTGQIAKNVIPPTMWSYNDKIKEYPYDVAQAKDLLAKAGYANGLEVELWYLPVSRPYNPDGKRMAELIQADWAKIGVKTKLTTYEWTEYKKRSKTGEQHAMMFGWSGDNGDPDNFFEPILGCEAVKGGGNIPRWCNKDYEDLIQKAKLTPKQSERAKLYEKAQEIVREEAPLLLLAHSLRYTPVRKNVIGFKMDSTAHHYFKKVDLDK; encoded by the coding sequence ATGAAAAAAGGTAATTGGTTATTGAAGACTGGCGCTTTGGTTGTGATTGGCGCTTTTGCAGGTTTGCATGCTGGCGCAGCGATGGCCGCCAAGACTTTGGTATTTTGCTCTGAAGGTAGTCCAGAAGGTTTTAATCCGCAATTTTTTACCACAGGCACCACGGCAGATGCAGGCTCAGTACCCATGTATAACCGTCTGGTCGAGATGGAAACCGGCACCACCAATATCACCCCTGCCCTGGCAGAATCCTGGGATATTTCTGCAGATGGCCTGACCTATACCTTCAAGCTGCGCAAAGGTGTCAAGTTCCACAGCAATGCCAAGTTCAAACCTAGCCGCGACCTCAATGCCGACGATATACTTTTCAGCTTCTATCGCATGGCAGATGAAAATCATCCTTTCCATAAGAACACGCCAGGTCAAACCTATGCCTACTTCCAGGATCTGGGTATTAACAAGATCGTTGATAAACTCGAAAAAGTCGATGACCTGACTGTACGCTTTAAACTCAAGCGTCAGGAGGCCCCCTTCCTCGCCACGCTGACGATGGACTTCATGTCTGTTCACTCTGCTGAATATGCGCAGAAAATGAAAGCAGCAGGAACGCCAGAACTGATCGATAAAGAAATCATAGGCACAGGCGCCTTCCAGTTCGTCTCTTACCAAAAAGATGCCATCATCCGCTACAAGGCACATGATGGCTATTGGGATGGCCGGCCAAAAATCGACAATCTGATTTACGCGATCACGCCGGATGCGTCAGTGCGTTACGCCAAACTCAAAGCAGGCGAATGCCATGTCATGGCCTTGCCAAAACCGGCAGATGTGGAATTGATGAAGAGCGACCCAAATATCAAACTGTTGTCACAACAAGGTTTGAATATTGGTTACGTCGGCTTCAACGTCGAGAAAAAACCCTTTGATAACAAGCTGGTGCGCCAGGCTTTGAATCTGGCTGTAGATCGTGCATCGATATTGAAATCCGTCTATGCGGGTACGGGTCAAATCGCCAAAAACGTTATCCCGCCTACGATGTGGTCGTATAACGATAAGATAAAGGAATATCCTTACGACGTCGCCCAGGCAAAAGATTTGCTGGCAAAAGCTGGTTATGCAAATGGCCTGGAAGTTGAACTCTGGTATTTGCCTGTATCCCGCCCCTACAACCCGGACGGCAAACGCATGGCTGAGTTGATACAGGCAGACTGGGCAAAAATTGGCGTCAAAACCAAGCTGACTACTTACGAATGGACAGAGTATAAAAAGCGCAGCAAGACTGGTGAGCAACATGCCATGATGTTTGGCTGGTCCGGCGACAATGGCGACCCGGATAATTTCTTTGAGCCAATTTTGGGATGTGAAGCCGTCAAAGGTGGCGGCAATATTCCAAGATGGTGCAATAAGGATTATGAAGACCTGATCCAGAAAGCCAAATTGACACCTAAGCAGTCTGAAAGGGCCAAGCTTTACGAAAAAGCGCAAGAAATAGTCAGGGAAGAAGCGCCTTTATTGCTGCTGGCACATTCTTTGCGTTATACACCGGTACGCAAAAATGTAATTGGCTTCAAGATGGATTCAACTGCCCATCATTACTTCAAAAAAGTAGATTTGGATAAATAA
- a CDS encoding alpha/beta family hydrolase, protein MHTNLEKINWSDDIFPDVIAGFPAGPGPFPAVILAPGLRYDMHRPVMAQLAHHLLLQGFAVFRFNWSFYTSDAARGQPSADLIPELQDMTSVLRLATNDGRIQQQNISIAGKSFGSIVAWRFFQQQPAVKSCVLLTPLCVADKSGEEELSLVKQNYPGAELEKRPVLMLAGNADPYCELDTLREFAGPMAARFKIVVLEGNHSMEIPDEDTTVATSKLERNLALLACHIQGFLLQ, encoded by the coding sequence ATGCATACTAACTTAGAAAAAATCAACTGGTCGGATGACATATTCCCCGATGTTATCGCAGGGTTCCCGGCAGGGCCTGGTCCGTTTCCTGCAGTGATATTGGCACCAGGTCTGCGCTATGACATGCACCGGCCAGTCATGGCACAATTAGCCCATCACTTGCTGTTGCAAGGTTTTGCTGTGTTCAGATTCAACTGGTCTTTTTATACTTCTGACGCGGCCCGTGGACAGCCTTCAGCAGATTTAATACCGGAGTTGCAGGACATGACATCAGTGTTGCGCCTGGCAACAAATGATGGGCGCATACAACAACAGAATATTTCGATCGCAGGGAAATCTTTTGGCTCCATAGTCGCCTGGCGCTTTTTTCAGCAACAGCCTGCTGTGAAAAGCTGTGTGCTATTGACGCCCTTATGTGTGGCAGACAAATCTGGAGAGGAAGAACTCAGCCTTGTGAAACAGAATTATCCCGGCGCTGAGCTAGAAAAAAGGCCAGTTCTTATGCTGGCCGGGAATGCAGATCCCTATTGCGAACTCGATACTCTGCGGGAGTTTGCCGGGCCCATGGCAGCACGATTCAAAATTGTCGTGCTGGAAGGTAATCACAGTATGGAGATACCTGATGAAGATACGACGGTGGCTACCAGCAAACTGGAGCGCAACCTGGCTTTGCTAGCCTGCCACATCCAGGGTTTCTTGCTTCAGTAA
- a CDS encoding ABC transporter permease subunit, producing MLGFILRRLGVVIPTFLGITLLVFSLIHLIPGNVVEAMTGERGMDAERYASLMHLYGLDQPLYQQYFSYLGKVLQGDLGRSIITQELVSKEFFTLFPATLELSLCAIIFAVVLGLPAGILAALKRNTFLDYSVMGASLTGYSMPIFWWALLLILMFSVTLGWTPVSGRIDILFDLPHVTGLMLVDSLLSGEEGAFKSAVMHLILPAIALGTIPLAVIARMTRSAMLEVLKEDYVRTARAKGMSWMRVVWVHALRNALIPVVTVIGMQVGTLLAGAILTETIFSWPGIGKWLIEAIQRRDYPTVQGGILLIATIVITVNLIVDVLYGVINPRIRH from the coding sequence ATGCTGGGTTTTATTCTCCGACGCCTGGGTGTAGTCATCCCTACTTTCCTTGGCATCACGCTGCTGGTTTTTTCTTTGATACATCTGATACCCGGTAATGTTGTCGAAGCCATGACGGGTGAGCGTGGCATGGATGCAGAACGCTATGCCAGTCTCATGCATTTGTATGGGTTGGATCAACCTTTGTATCAGCAGTATTTTTCTTATCTGGGCAAAGTTCTGCAAGGAGATCTGGGTCGTTCCATCATCACCCAGGAACTGGTCAGCAAAGAATTTTTCACTCTGTTCCCGGCAACGCTGGAATTGTCGCTATGCGCGATTATTTTTGCCGTTGTGCTAGGCTTGCCCGCAGGCATACTGGCTGCCTTGAAGCGTAATACTTTTCTTGATTATTCTGTCATGGGCGCATCCCTGACCGGCTATTCCATGCCTATCTTCTGGTGGGCACTTTTGCTGATCCTGATGTTTTCTGTCACCCTGGGCTGGACGCCAGTGTCTGGCCGTATCGACATCCTGTTTGATCTGCCGCATGTGACTGGCCTGATGCTGGTCGATAGCCTGCTGTCAGGTGAAGAAGGTGCTTTCAAGTCAGCCGTCATGCATTTGATTTTGCCCGCAATTGCACTAGGCACTATTCCACTGGCCGTGATTGCCCGCATGACCCGCTCTGCGATGCTGGAAGTACTCAAGGAAGATTACGTCCGTACTGCGCGTGCCAAAGGCATGTCTTGGATGCGGGTAGTCTGGGTACATGCCTTGCGCAACGCACTGATACCAGTCGTCACCGTCATCGGCATGCAAGTCGGTACGCTGCTGGCGGGCGCCATTCTGACTGAAACCATTTTCTCCTGGCCTGGCATAGGTAAATGGCTCATCGAAGCGATACAAAGGCGCGATTACCCGACCGTGCAGGGTGGGATATTACTGATCGCCACCATCGTCATCACCGTCAACCTGATTGTCGATGTGTTGTATGGCGTGATCAATCCGCGCATACGCCATTAA
- a CDS encoding M13 family metallopeptidase has translation MKAHVLSAIALMIAGTVGSQLATAAEPAKAASATPVLLSGIESKHNDAAVRAQDDFFRHVNGHWLKNTEIPSDRSSAGAFMDLREATIPHLHSLIEALSKAKNKPGTDAQKIADMYASYMDTAHIESLGLKPLQAEFAKVDGMTDKKQIPGLMAWLNRVSIGAPYDFQVHQDNKDSTKYVFDIAQAGLGLPDRDYYLNNDDAKLKDFRIKYQAHIEKMLTLAGDKEAGKHAADILALETELAKIQWTKVELRDPVKAYNKIEINKLDALTPGYDWNAYLAEMGVKGKVDYIIVSQPSYLTGLNKVFQDTALDNLKVYFKWHILRSAAAQLPAKFSDESFAFNSTVLAGVPKQEPRWKRGVRLADSALGESLGKLYVAKHFPAESKARMEKLVGNLLLAYKQSIDTLDWMSPETKKEAQAKLATFTPKIGYPNKWRDYSGLNITKGDAVGNLRNARMFAAQFELNKLGKPVDRDEWGMTPQTVNAYYNPELNEIVFPAAILQPPFFNAKADDAVNYGGIGAVIGHEISHGFDDQGAQYDGQGNLRDWWTKEDHDKFAAKTAVLVKQYSAFSPIPGYNVNGELTLGENIADNSGLAIAYKAYKLSLGGKPAPVIGGLTGDQRFFMGFAQVWRGKMREATMIARLKTDPHSPGEIRANGSLRNMQGFYDAYKLKEGGKMFLAPAERVSIW, from the coding sequence GTGAAAGCACATGTACTTAGCGCTATCGCGCTGATGATCGCCGGCACAGTTGGCAGTCAACTCGCAACTGCTGCAGAACCAGCAAAAGCGGCCTCAGCGACACCAGTTCTGTTGTCAGGCATAGAATCCAAGCATAATGATGCCGCAGTGCGTGCCCAGGATGATTTTTTTCGCCATGTTAACGGTCATTGGTTAAAAAATACCGAAATTCCTTCAGACAGGTCCTCTGCAGGTGCTTTCATGGACTTACGCGAAGCGACTATCCCGCATTTGCATTCACTCATCGAAGCTTTGTCCAAAGCCAAAAATAAGCCTGGCACAGACGCGCAAAAAATTGCGGATATGTATGCCAGTTACATGGATACGGCACACATTGAATCCCTGGGTCTGAAACCTTTGCAAGCTGAATTTGCAAAAGTAGATGGCATGACCGACAAAAAACAGATCCCCGGTTTGATGGCATGGCTAAACCGTGTCAGCATAGGCGCGCCATATGATTTTCAGGTTCATCAGGACAACAAGGATTCCACCAAATATGTTTTTGACATAGCCCAGGCTGGATTAGGTTTACCTGACCGTGACTATTACCTCAATAATGACGATGCGAAATTAAAAGATTTCCGTATCAAATACCAGGCGCATATAGAAAAAATGCTGACGCTCGCTGGTGACAAAGAGGCTGGCAAACATGCTGCAGACATACTGGCCCTGGAAACAGAGCTCGCAAAAATACAATGGACCAAGGTTGAATTGCGTGACCCTGTCAAGGCCTACAATAAAATTGAGATCAACAAGCTCGATGCCTTGACACCAGGCTACGACTGGAATGCTTATCTTGCGGAAATGGGCGTCAAAGGCAAGGTAGATTACATCATCGTCAGCCAGCCTAGCTACCTGACTGGCCTGAACAAGGTTTTTCAAGATACGGCCCTGGACAATCTCAAAGTCTATTTCAAATGGCATATCCTGCGTTCTGCTGCGGCTCAACTTCCAGCAAAATTCAGCGACGAAAGTTTTGCGTTTAACTCCACCGTTCTGGCTGGCGTTCCAAAACAGGAGCCGCGCTGGAAACGTGGCGTGCGACTGGCGGATTCCGCACTCGGCGAAAGCTTGGGGAAACTTTATGTAGCCAAGCATTTTCCAGCTGAAAGCAAAGCAAGAATGGAGAAGCTGGTTGGCAATTTGCTGCTGGCCTATAAACAAAGTATAGACACGTTGGACTGGATGAGCCCGGAAACCAAGAAAGAAGCACAGGCAAAACTGGCTACTTTCACGCCCAAGATTGGCTATCCAAACAAATGGCGCGACTATTCTGGCTTGAACATTACTAAAGGCGATGCAGTCGGCAACTTGCGCAACGCCCGCATGTTTGCCGCGCAATTTGAATTGAACAAGCTTGGCAAACCAGTAGATCGTGACGAATGGGGTATGACGCCGCAAACCGTCAATGCCTATTACAATCCTGAACTCAATGAGATCGTCTTCCCGGCGGCGATACTGCAACCCCCATTCTTCAATGCCAAGGCTGACGACGCAGTCAACTACGGTGGCATAGGTGCCGTCATTGGTCATGAAATCAGTCATGGCTTTGATGATCAAGGCGCACAATATGATGGTCAGGGGAATTTGCGCGACTGGTGGACGAAAGAAGATCATGACAAGTTCGCGGCCAAAACTGCTGTCCTGGTCAAGCAGTATAGTGCCTTCAGTCCTATCCCCGGTTACAACGTCAACGGCGAGTTGACTTTGGGTGAAAATATTGCAGACAATTCTGGTCTGGCAATTGCCTACAAAGCCTACAAACTGTCACTGGGTGGCAAACCAGCACCAGTCATTGGTGGCCTGACTGGCGATCAGCGTTTCTTTATGGGTTTTGCGCAGGTATGGCGTGGAAAAATGCGCGAAGCAACCATGATTGCACGCTTGAAGACAGATCCACACTCACCTGGAGAGATTCGCGCAAATGGCAGCCTGCGCAACATGCAGGGTTTCTATGATGCCTACAAACTCAAGGAAGGTGGCAAGATGTTCCTGGCACCTGCTGAGCGTGTCAGTATCTGGTAA
- the dppD gene encoding dipeptide ABC transporter ATP-binding protein — MKPLLDIKNLRVEFGSEAQPFKAVDGLDLFIEQGEVVGIVGESGSGKSVTSLALMGLIDFPGRVRADQMEFDGRDLLKMKDKERRQLLGKDIAMIFQDPMTSLNPCYTVAFQLMETLRLHQGGKEKDLRAKALALLKQVDIPDPERRMNAYPHQLSGGMSQRVMVAIAIACNPRLLIADEPTTALDVTVQAQMLELLLQLQRERGMALMLITHDLAVVAQTAKRVVVMYAGQVLETGTVPEIFDAPKHPYTQALLAALPEHNLGKARLQTIPGVVPGLYDRPTGCLLTPRCSYATERCQTERPQLQGQANAQVRCHFPLDAQGVPGNGWQAPQIDQAA; from the coding sequence ATGAAACCATTATTGGATATTAAAAATTTACGCGTTGAATTTGGCTCGGAAGCTCAGCCATTCAAGGCAGTTGATGGTCTTGATCTGTTCATAGAACAAGGTGAAGTGGTTGGAATCGTCGGAGAATCAGGCTCAGGTAAAAGTGTGACTTCGCTGGCCTTGATGGGCCTGATCGATTTTCCTGGACGTGTACGCGCAGATCAAATGGAATTTGATGGACGCGATTTGCTGAAGATGAAGGACAAGGAAAGACGGCAATTGCTGGGCAAGGATATTGCCATGATCTTCCAGGACCCCATGACCAGCCTGAATCCTTGCTACACCGTAGCCTTTCAATTGATGGAGACCCTGCGCTTGCATCAGGGTGGCAAAGAAAAAGACCTGCGCGCCAAGGCGCTGGCTTTATTGAAGCAGGTCGACATCCCCGACCCGGAAAGGCGCATGAATGCCTATCCCCACCAACTCTCGGGCGGCATGAGCCAGCGCGTCATGGTGGCGATCGCCATTGCCTGCAACCCTCGCCTGCTAATAGCGGACGAACCTACCACTGCGCTGGACGTTACTGTACAAGCGCAAATGCTGGAATTATTACTGCAATTACAGCGTGAACGTGGCATGGCGTTGATGCTGATCACCCATGACCTGGCCGTGGTCGCCCAGACTGCCAAGAGGGTTGTGGTGATGTATGCAGGCCAGGTACTTGAAACTGGTACCGTGCCAGAAATATTCGATGCCCCCAAACACCCTTACACCCAGGCTCTGCTGGCAGCTCTGCCCGAACATAATCTGGGTAAAGCACGCCTGCAAACCATACCAGGTGTAGTACCAGGTTTGTATGACAGGCCAACAGGCTGCCTGCTCACACCGCGCTGCAGCTATGCGACAGAGCGCTGTCAAACTGAAAGACCGCAATTGCAAGGACAAGCCAATGCCCAGGTGCGTTGCCATTTCCCTCTGGATGCGCAAGGTGTGCCGGGCAATGGATGGCAAGCACCACAAATTGATCAGGCAGCATGA
- a CDS encoding ABC transporter permease subunit: protein MSNTNLPANAVAATASLSPPHPLIEFWHYFKQNRGAVIGLALVGIMSLCALFAEWIAPHSAIEQFRESTLVPPAWTVTGNSKFILGTDPVGRDILSRLIHGSRLSLFIGLVSVTLSMGVGVTLGMIAGFSRSWTGRFARMLETIIVRFMDILQALPSLLLAIAVVAILGPGLMNAMYAIAIVLMPSYARLTRAAVSGELNKDYVNASRIAGAGNLRLMFNCVLPNCAAPIIVQATLGFSTAILDAAALGFLGLGAQPPTPEWGSMLASAMEFIQSAWWVVTFPGLAILISVLAFNLMGDGLRDALDPKLKR, encoded by the coding sequence ATGAGCAATACCAATTTACCTGCAAATGCCGTAGCTGCTACCGCAAGCTTATCGCCACCGCATCCCTTGATTGAGTTCTGGCATTACTTCAAGCAAAACCGCGGCGCCGTCATCGGCCTGGCGCTGGTTGGCATAATGAGTTTATGCGCCCTGTTCGCGGAATGGATAGCACCACATTCCGCCATAGAACAGTTTCGCGAATCCACATTGGTGCCGCCCGCATGGACAGTAACGGGCAACAGTAAATTCATACTTGGCACTGATCCGGTTGGTCGCGACATTTTGTCACGCCTCATTCATGGCTCACGCCTGTCGCTGTTTATAGGCCTGGTCTCTGTCACCCTGTCCATGGGAGTGGGTGTGACCCTGGGTATGATCGCCGGTTTTTCACGTAGCTGGACCGGGCGCTTTGCCCGCATGCTGGAAACGATCATCGTGCGCTTCATGGATATCCTGCAAGCCCTGCCCAGTCTGTTGCTGGCAATCGCAGTCGTAGCGATACTCGGCCCCGGTCTGATGAATGCAATGTATGCCATTGCGATTGTTCTTATGCCTTCGTATGCCAGGCTGACGCGGGCAGCAGTCAGTGGTGAACTGAACAAGGATTATGTCAATGCCTCCCGTATAGCTGGCGCAGGCAATTTGCGCCTGATGTTCAATTGTGTATTACCGAACTGCGCGGCCCCCATTATCGTCCAGGCTACACTAGGATTTTCCACGGCGATACTGGATGCGGCAGCACTGGGCTTCCTGGGTCTTGGCGCACAGCCGCCAACACCAGAATGGGGCTCTATGCTGGCCAGTGCCATGGAATTTATACAAAGCGCCTGGTGGGTGGTCACCTTCCCTGGTCTGGCGATTTTGATTTCCGTACTGGCCTTTAACCTCATGGGTGATGGCCTGCGCGATGCACTCGATCCCAAGTTAAAACGCTGA
- a CDS encoding peptide ABC transporter ATP-binding protein, whose translation MQNTTTTPVLLEAKNLAKHYAVPQGFLKPKALAKALDGVSFQLTAGKTLAVVGESGCGKSTLARQITMIETPSSGELWMGGKNIAHADKLTLKQVRPLVQMVFQNPYASLNPRKKVGAMLEEPLIINTGLPSAEREEKARAMMTKVGLRPEHYGRYPHMFSGGQRQRIAIARALMLDPEVIVADEPVSALDVSIQAQVLNLLMDLQQQNGVAYLFISHNLSVVEHIADDVLVMYLGKTVEHGDKQSIFKRPLHPYTRALLASTPRIDPAQRQQKMMLDGELPSPLAPPPGCAFNNRCPHANERCRKEIPVLRSFDNTLVACHRVEEIT comes from the coding sequence ATGCAAAATACCACGACTACCCCTGTCTTACTGGAAGCAAAAAACCTGGCCAAGCATTACGCTGTGCCACAAGGTTTTCTCAAACCCAAAGCACTGGCGAAAGCGCTGGACGGCGTCTCATTCCAGCTGACTGCTGGCAAAACCCTGGCCGTGGTGGGTGAATCAGGTTGCGGCAAATCTACCCTCGCCCGCCAGATCACCATGATAGAAACGCCGAGTAGCGGCGAGTTGTGGATGGGTGGAAAAAATATTGCCCATGCGGACAAACTCACACTCAAGCAAGTGCGTCCGCTTGTGCAGATGGTGTTCCAGAACCCTTATGCCAGCCTGAACCCGCGCAAAAAAGTGGGTGCCATGCTGGAAGAACCCTTGATCATCAACACTGGCCTGCCATCTGCCGAGCGTGAAGAAAAAGCGCGGGCCATGATGACAAAAGTAGGCTTGCGGCCTGAACATTATGGGCGTTATCCCCATATGTTTTCGGGTGGACAAAGGCAGCGCATTGCTATTGCCAGGGCGCTAATGCTTGATCCTGAAGTCATCGTCGCGGACGAACCAGTCTCTGCCCTGGATGTGTCCATACAGGCGCAAGTCCTGAATTTGTTAATGGATTTGCAACAACAGAATGGTGTCGCCTATCTGTTCATTTCTCATAATCTGTCGGTGGTTGAGCATATAGCGGACGATGTGCTGGTCATGTATCTTGGGAAAACCGTTGAGCATGGTGACAAGCAAAGCATATTCAAACGTCCTCTGCACCCTTATACCCGGGCACTGCTTGCATCGACGCCTCGCATTGACCCTGCGCAACGCCAGCAAAAGATGATGCTGGATGGTGAATTACCATCCCCACTGGCACCACCACCCGGATGTGCCTTCAATAATCGCTGCCCACACGCCAATGAAAGATGTCGTAAAGAAATACCTGTGCTGCGCTCGTTTGACAACACCTTGGTCGCCTGCCACAGAGTAGAAGAAATTACCTGA